The following proteins are co-located in the Silene latifolia isolate original U9 population chromosome 1, ASM4854445v1, whole genome shotgun sequence genome:
- the LOC141649848 gene encoding uncharacterized protein LOC141649848 — translation MATPDRYADSPFTNAIAAVALPKGFSVPTTTLFDGTADSCDHVSQYKQKMMDTTAARASNKACMCKGFESTLSGPALKWYVSLPNIFISSFADLVNAFNQQFASSRRTQKQPSDLYRIVQEIEESIKDYVIRFNAEKVAIRGCDTSTVVNAFQQGLDKDSDLYKELTMHPAKDSRKYSSELQLC, via the coding sequence ATGGCAACACCTGATAGATATGCCGATTCACCCTTTACAAACGCCATTGCAGCTGTAGCTTTACCCAAGGGATTCAGCGTCCCTACGACGACTCTCTTTGATGGGACCGCAGATTCATGCGATCACGTAAGCCAGtataagcagaaaatgatggATACCACAGCAGCAAGGGCATCCAATAAGGCCtgtatgtgtaagggatttgaGTCGACATTATCAGGGCCAGCGTTAAAGTGGTATGTTAGCCTCCCTAACATATTTATATCCTCATTTGCCGATCTGGTTAACGCCTTTAACCAGCAGTTCGCGAGCAGCAGGAGAACTCAAAAGCAACCTAGCGATCTTTACAGGATCGTACAAGAGATTGAGGAATCAATTAAGGATTATGTTATAAGATTCAACGCGGAAAAAGTAGCAATACGAGGCTGCGACACATCCACAGTCGTTAACGCTTTTCAACAGGGCTTGGACAAGGATTCAGATTTATACAAAGAGCTAACTATGCACCCTGCGAAAGATTCGAGGAAGTACAGCAGCGAGCTACAGCTGTGCTAA